One window from the genome of Chroogloeocystis siderophila 5.2 s.c.1 encodes:
- a CDS encoding phosphotransferase: MELSESEKQIICNHWSFLTEIVLEPIQGGSSTTYFVYTPTDQFVLKVYSTTTAASQIEYEHLLLVFLQQANLSFAIPAPIATSSGETLIPIETELRSLKVVLLPRLVGQPANRRNLQQVQSIGCTLAELHCVLTEFDPHRQLARLPYWGNLAQIHPLISNPLAIAQILNLSLEEQTLLNRILIEVIESVPYLYKTLPLQTIHADYITPNILVEANRVVGVLDFEFATFDLRLLDYLSSLDQLASFPWKEELFADIVKAFSTGYQKRSSLTSLEQEALPTVWRLQRASSLVYWTG; this comes from the coding sequence ATGGAGTTATCAGAATCAGAAAAGCAAATTATTTGCAATCATTGGTCATTTTTGACTGAGATAGTGCTAGAACCAATTCAGGGAGGAAGCAGTACAACATACTTTGTTTACACCCCGACTGATCAGTTTGTTTTGAAGGTTTATTCTACTACAACAGCAGCTTCTCAAATTGAATACGAACACTTGTTACTCGTCTTTTTGCAACAGGCGAATTTATCATTTGCCATTCCAGCCCCAATTGCTACATCATCGGGTGAGACACTGATTCCTATAGAAACTGAACTGCGATCGCTAAAAGTCGTTTTATTACCGCGATTAGTTGGACAACCTGCTAATCGACGTAACCTTCAACAAGTTCAATCTATAGGCTGTACACTAGCAGAGTTACATTGCGTCCTTACTGAATTTGATCCACATAGACAACTAGCTAGATTGCCATACTGGGGTAATTTAGCGCAAATTCATCCATTGATTAGCAATCCGTTGGCGATCGCACAAATACTTAATCTCAGTCTTGAAGAACAAACGCTTCTCAATCGGATATTAATTGAGGTAATAGAATCTGTACCTTATCTCTATAAAACATTACCACTTCAGACAATTCATGCTGATTACATCACACCGAATATTCTCGTTGAAGCCAATCGAGTTGTTGGTGTTTTAGATTTTGAGTTTGCAACTTTTGACTTAAGATTACTCGATTATTTAAGTAGCTTAGATCAACTTGCCTCGTTTCCTTGGAAAGAAGAACTTTTTGCTGATATTGTAAAAGCATTCAGCACAGGTTATCAAAAACGCAGTTCTTTGACATCACTAGAACAAGAAGCCCTACCTACAGTGTGGCGACTACAACGCGCAAGTTCACTAGTCTATTGGACAGGTTAG
- a CDS encoding KGK domain-containing protein, producing the protein MISGFNRLEREDVVSVYSSQIFVNNRTFTINEFISAMMPMIKDKSGTTWTEEKANWFGEGIDCKLLKPGAKSWQRGKVRITLEFCPEELEVKDNNESPLNSDNSPLDDIRQMMPKNGQ; encoded by the coding sequence ATGATTTCTGGATTCAATCGCTTAGAACGTGAAGATGTTGTATCTGTATACTCTAGTCAAATTTTTGTAAATAACCGGACTTTTACAATTAATGAGTTTATTTCAGCTATGATGCCGATGATAAAAGACAAATCAGGAACAACTTGGACAGAAGAAAAAGCTAATTGGTTTGGGGAAGGAATAGACTGTAAACTACTAAAGCCAGGTGCTAAAAGTTGGCAGCGCGGAAAAGTAAGAATTACTCTGGAATTTTGTCCAGAAGAACTTGAAGTGAAAGATAATAATGAATCACCACTCAACAGTGACAATTCTCCATTAGATGATATTCGTCAAATGATGCCAAAAAATGGGCAGTAG
- a CDS encoding dynamin-like GTPase family protein → MIFQFPQCENLSEQVESLLQLLHQEPALRTQDTSSVQSSLRKVVSPTFEIVFAGAFSAGKSMLINALLERELLYSAEGHATGTECYIAYAEPESEKVILTFLSEVEICEQAEVLSQRLGLTTQVRINQPEVMHLLRQGSELIIQQEGGESKSERAKQAKALILLLEGFEANRDRIHNTNNATYSMEQFNFSNLKEAASYARRGSNSAVLKRVEYYCHHPLLQDGNILIDTPGIDAPVQKDAELTYRKIEHPDTSAVVCVLKPAAAGDMTKEETELLETMRGNSGIRDRVFYVFNRIDETWYNTQLRQRLDDLVFSQFQDSSRVYKTSGLLGFYGSQIKHTSGSDRFGLDSVFAESVKGIDGKEDNPQFVSEFNRYCANSGKLSPSKFRISVNSYETPNENYVRILAEQGTPLIDQLITDSGIEEFRSAITKYLTAEKRPQLFATLANDLQPLCISLRKHYMDAQRELDSQPREIDAMKARELELLSQQLQQIGKEYATHIEAEVNAVVTNVCTAFEDDFRKLQARMIRRLDELLDTFSVSDAYSRATLSHPRNATAPLIAILVEALYYLANQLEDILVESCQEVISSLFQRLIERVRKSEYYRNLYRLLGNDSGIEQQLKLLEKDVKQALISAARVECDRFVRESPRFYDEGTFSIYQFRQTLQQTSQGYDCESMVEAEPAIRQLLKLDFEPKVSATIRRNFRQTINQTLKTLLLPVANQQANDILQQYTQARAYLEQTLEQEVEEKIRRNERLLGELQDKIAAYNQVIAGINSCFQAMHLSDCLLPVVDRSSFISSSEKANVFNTNTDFTKTAYSNNTQNLLESSV, encoded by the coding sequence ATGATTTTTCAGTTTCCGCAATGTGAGAATTTATCAGAACAGGTTGAAAGTCTCTTACAATTGTTGCATCAAGAACCTGCGTTACGTACTCAAGATACGTCTTCAGTTCAATCTTCACTGCGAAAAGTTGTTTCACCGACGTTTGAGATTGTGTTTGCTGGGGCGTTTAGCGCTGGTAAATCAATGTTGATTAATGCATTATTAGAACGTGAATTACTTTATAGTGCTGAAGGTCATGCTACGGGAACTGAGTGTTATATAGCTTATGCTGAACCTGAGTCAGAAAAAGTTATTCTCACTTTCTTGAGTGAAGTGGAAATTTGTGAACAAGCTGAGGTGTTGAGTCAGCGGTTGGGTTTAACTACACAGGTGAGAATAAATCAACCGGAAGTGATGCACTTGCTACGTCAAGGAAGTGAATTGATTATTCAACAAGAAGGTGGCGAGAGTAAATCAGAACGCGCCAAGCAAGCAAAGGCGTTGATTCTACTATTAGAAGGTTTTGAAGCAAATCGCGATCGCATCCACAATACTAATAATGCCACGTATTCGATGGAGCAGTTTAACTTTTCTAATTTAAAGGAAGCTGCAAGTTATGCGCGTCGGGGTAGTAATAGTGCAGTTTTGAAACGCGTTGAGTATTACTGTCATCATCCGCTATTACAAGATGGCAATATTTTAATTGATACGCCAGGAATTGATGCGCCAGTACAAAAAGATGCGGAACTTACCTACCGCAAGATTGAACATCCCGATACTTCAGCGGTGGTGTGCGTACTTAAACCTGCTGCTGCTGGGGATATGACGAAGGAAGAAACTGAGTTACTCGAAACGATGCGGGGTAATTCGGGAATCCGCGATCGCGTTTTTTATGTCTTCAACCGCATTGATGAAACTTGGTACAATACACAACTACGGCAACGGTTGGATGATTTAGTTTTCTCGCAGTTTCAAGACAGTAGCCGCGTTTACAAAACGAGTGGATTACTAGGATTTTATGGTAGTCAGATTAAACACACGAGTGGAAGCGATCGCTTTGGGTTAGATTCTGTCTTTGCTGAAAGTGTTAAAGGTATTGATGGTAAAGAAGACAACCCGCAATTTGTTAGTGAATTTAATCGCTACTGTGCTAATTCTGGTAAGCTTTCGCCAAGTAAGTTTCGTATTTCGGTAAATAGCTACGAAACTCCCAATGAAAACTATGTCAGAATTTTAGCTGAACAAGGTACACCCCTAATCGATCAGTTAATTACAGATAGTGGAATTGAAGAATTTCGCAGTGCAATTACGAAGTATTTAACTGCAGAAAAACGCCCGCAGTTGTTTGCAACTTTAGCAAACGACTTACAGCCATTGTGCATCAGTCTGCGGAAACATTATATGGATGCACAGCGCGAATTGGATAGTCAACCGCGTGAAATTGATGCAATGAAAGCGCGGGAACTCGAACTTCTCAGCCAGCAGTTGCAGCAAATTGGTAAAGAGTACGCAACGCATATCGAAGCAGAAGTTAATGCAGTAGTGACTAATGTTTGTACAGCTTTTGAAGACGATTTTCGCAAACTCCAAGCGCGGATGATTCGCCGCTTAGATGAATTACTCGATACATTTTCGGTAAGTGATGCATATAGTCGCGCCACACTCAGTCATCCTCGCAATGCAACTGCACCATTAATTGCTATTTTAGTCGAGGCATTATATTACTTAGCAAATCAACTTGAAGATATTTTAGTTGAGTCATGTCAAGAAGTTATCAGTAGCTTATTTCAACGTTTAATTGAACGAGTTCGCAAGTCAGAATATTATCGTAATTTGTATCGACTTCTCGGTAACGACAGCGGAATTGAACAGCAATTAAAACTATTAGAAAAAGATGTTAAGCAAGCGTTGATTAGTGCTGCAAGAGTTGAATGCGATCGCTTTGTGCGCGAAAGCCCTAGATTTTATGATGAAGGTACTTTTTCAATTTATCAATTCCGTCAAACATTACAGCAAACGTCTCAAGGTTATGATTGCGAAAGCATGGTAGAAGCCGAACCTGCAATTCGCCAATTACTAAAGTTAGATTTTGAACCCAAAGTTTCCGCCACAATTCGGAGAAATTTCCGCCAAACAATCAATCAAACCCTAAAAACGCTGTTATTACCAGTAGCCAATCAACAAGCTAATGACATTCTACAACAATATACTCAAGCCCGTGCTTATTTAGAGCAAACACTAGAGCAAGAAGTAGAAGAGAAAATTAGAAGAAATGAGCGACTTCTAGGAGAACTGCAAGATAAAATTGCAGCTTACAACCAAGTCATTGCTGGAATAAATAGTTGTTTCCAAGCAATGCATCTATCTGATTGTTTGCTACCTGTAGTCGATAGATCAAGCTTTATCTCATCATCTGAGAAGGCAAATGTTTTTAATACTAATACAGATTTTACTAAAACGGCTTATTCAAACAACACGCAGAACTTATTAGAAAGTAGTGTTTAG
- a CDS encoding TPM domain-containing protein, giving the protein MKFNLLQPKRIFWASIFSVILFPIAGWAVTVKEVPNPRKEYGGWVTDMAGILSDETEAQINQMISELEAEKGTEMAVVTVPETSPATSPKTFATELFNYWEIGKQGQDNGVLFLISVGDRRVEIETGYGVEAILPDAKVGNIIDTQIIPRFKSGDFAGGTLAGTQALIVVLKSEPSSGNQVIPPNTQTTPNNNNWRLWGVLTGGGILTLAAGSAVYFSRPRKIFITPEGCTRKGEGNYTFFCADCQQPMQQVDHSTIQPYLSKPESVAQKLGSVKFQGWKCLSCSQKQTGDGFHLIAQESRSSKFRQCPHCQELTITRNEKTVRAPTQYSSGMRLITDECHSCSYYRQQEEIIPPLPPPPPPPPPSGSWSDSGGSGGSFGGGSSGGGGAGGSW; this is encoded by the coding sequence ATGAAGTTTAATCTACTTCAACCGAAACGTATTTTTTGGGCGAGTATCTTCTCTGTCATTCTCTTTCCTATTGCTGGTTGGGCTGTAACTGTAAAAGAAGTGCCAAATCCCCGCAAAGAATATGGTGGTTGGGTAACTGATATGGCAGGAATTCTTAGCGACGAGACTGAAGCCCAAATTAACCAGATGATTTCTGAATTAGAAGCAGAAAAAGGTACGGAAATGGCAGTAGTGACTGTACCAGAAACAAGCCCTGCTACATCACCGAAAACATTTGCTACAGAATTATTCAATTATTGGGAAATTGGTAAGCAAGGACAAGATAATGGCGTATTATTTTTGATTTCCGTAGGCGATCGCCGTGTAGAAATTGAGACGGGTTATGGTGTAGAAGCAATATTACCCGATGCCAAAGTAGGCAATATCATCGATACTCAAATTATCCCTCGCTTCAAATCAGGAGATTTTGCAGGCGGTACGCTAGCAGGAACTCAAGCATTAATCGTGGTTCTCAAATCCGAACCATCATCAGGAAATCAGGTCATACCTCCAAATACCCAAACAACCCCAAATAATAATAACTGGAGATTATGGGGAGTTTTAACAGGAGGTGGAATATTAACCCTAGCAGCAGGAAGTGCGGTTTACTTCAGTCGTCCTCGTAAAATCTTCATCACACCAGAAGGGTGTACCCGTAAAGGTGAAGGTAATTACACTTTTTTCTGCGCCGATTGCCAACAACCAATGCAACAAGTCGATCATTCCACAATCCAACCCTATTTAAGCAAACCAGAATCGGTAGCACAAAAACTCGGCAGTGTCAAGTTTCAGGGGTGGAAATGTCTTAGTTGCAGTCAGAAGCAAACTGGTGATGGATTCCACCTAATCGCCCAAGAGTCTCGTTCCTCCAAATTTCGGCAATGTCCTCACTGTCAAGAATTAACTATTACTCGTAACGAGAAGACTGTGAGAGCGCCAACTCAATACAGTTCTGGAATGCGACTCATTACTGATGAGTGTCATAGTTGTTCTTACTATCGCCAGCAAGAAGAAATTATTCCTCCTTTACCGCCTCCACCGCCTCCGCCTCCTCCTAGTGGTTCTTGGAGTGATTCTGGTGGTAGTGGTGGTAGCTTTGGTGGTGGTAGTAGTGGTGGTGGTGGCGCTGGTGGGAGTTGGTAA
- a CDS encoding KGK domain-containing protein, with protein sequence MNNKIILHNCGREDVLSFSSAMFKVGQLLEELEKFFHQYKLGKQISDSCNANNLNIPVRREAMSRSSSIIEHYEEWFDNGIACETLKIGAEGWQRGKIKINLQISLEFYPDLPEINNELDELQDVKSESPLDDIRQKIKQAN encoded by the coding sequence ATGAATAACAAAATAATTTTACACAACTGTGGGCGGGAAGATGTTTTATCATTTAGCTCTGCCATGTTCAAAGTAGGTCAATTATTAGAAGAATTAGAAAAGTTTTTCCATCAATATAAGCTGGGTAAACAAATCAGCGATTCTTGTAATGCAAACAATTTAAATATACCAGTTAGACGTGAAGCTATGAGTAGAAGTTCAAGTATTATTGAACATTATGAAGAATGGTTTGATAACGGAATAGCTTGTGAAACCCTGAAAATTGGTGCTGAGGGCTGGCAAAGAGGAAAAATAAAAATTAATCTTCAAATTTCTTTAGAATTTTATCCAGATTTACCAGAAATTAATAATGAATTAGATGAATTGCAAGATGTTAAATCAGAATCACCACTTGATGATATTCGGCAAAAGATAAAGCAAGCTAATTAA
- a CDS encoding RsmB/NOP family class I SAM-dependent RNA methyltransferase, translated as MMDQPSNLLIKLSRRLFDDATEQEKFIDALIRPQPFHPCIAWCREKRSPFKIEPPISWQPRFVDRLSFGEKPGQHPLHNEGYYYCLDFSSVFAAMSLYAVRSPINTIFDMCAAPGGKSIFAWRALQPQLLVCNEAISKRIGMLISNLKRCHISPAIVLNKDPGDLSQINFSHQLVIVDAPCSGQSLLAKGSKVPGCFHPNTINKNANRQKRIIANSAQLVAPQGYLAYMTCTYSVEENEQVCEWLLEKFPQFQAVNVSKLVEYQSQLTNLPCYRLFPQSKLGTGAFTALFQNTEVGETKHVDFEMLLQVGIRYKLEDTNHRDTENAEKEGEEGLFMGNDF; from the coding sequence ATGATGGATCAACCTTCAAATTTATTGATAAAGTTAAGTCGTCGTTTGTTTGATGATGCAACAGAACAAGAAAAATTTATTGATGCACTCATTCGTCCTCAACCTTTCCATCCTTGTATTGCTTGGTGTCGCGAAAAGCGATCGCCATTTAAAATAGAACCACCAATATCTTGGCAACCACGTTTTGTTGATCGTTTATCTTTTGGTGAAAAACCAGGACAGCATCCTTTACATAATGAAGGTTATTATTACTGCTTAGACTTTTCTTCAGTGTTTGCAGCAATGAGTTTATATGCAGTGCGATCGCCTATAAACACTATATTTGATATGTGTGCTGCACCAGGAGGTAAAAGTATTTTTGCTTGGCGGGCTTTACAACCTCAACTACTTGTTTGTAATGAAGCAATTAGCAAGCGTATTGGAATGCTAATTTCTAATTTAAAACGCTGTCATATTTCTCCAGCAATTGTATTAAATAAAGATCCAGGTGATTTAAGTCAAATAAATTTTTCTCACCAATTAGTCATAGTTGATGCTCCTTGCAGTGGTCAATCTTTGTTAGCAAAAGGTAGTAAAGTACCAGGATGTTTTCATCCCAATACTATTAATAAAAATGCAAATCGGCAAAAGAGAATTATTGCTAATTCAGCACAATTAGTAGCACCACAAGGCTATTTAGCTTATATGACTTGTACATATTCTGTTGAAGAAAATGAGCAAGTTTGTGAGTGGCTTTTGGAAAAGTTTCCGCAGTTTCAAGCAGTGAATGTTTCTAAATTGGTAGAATATCAATCTCAGCTTACTAATCTTCCTTGTTATCGATTGTTTCCTCAAAGTAAATTAGGGACAGGGGCATTTACGGCGTTATTTCAAAATACTGAGGTGGGGGAAACAAAGCACGTAGATTTTGAGATGTTGCTGCAGGTGGGGATTAGGTATAAGTTGGAGGATACAAACCACAGAGACACAGAGAACGCAGAGAAAGAGGGCGAGGAGGGTTTATTTATGGGGAATGATTTCTAG
- a CDS encoding GDYXXLXY domain-containing protein encodes MTSKVKTTPEVLKPQKLPQIPFWRLWLPLLFQTGIILAAPAQPFYTQLTGKTVILQTVPVDPYDPLRGYSQTLSYDISQINNLQQLPGWQELTQQHTTAPLVHDVPIGTNLYVTLEAPTSSSTPPPAWKPVRVSRDRPQLAANQVAIKGKFTGNSIAYGLETYYMPEAQRDEINQSIAQAQRDQQQQLVVEVKVDNQGRAVPISFWVNQRNYRF; translated from the coding sequence ATGACATCTAAAGTTAAGACAACGCCTGAAGTATTAAAGCCGCAAAAACTTCCGCAAATTCCATTTTGGCGACTATGGCTTCCGCTACTGTTTCAAACAGGCATTATTTTAGCTGCACCAGCGCAGCCATTTTATACACAACTTACCGGAAAAACCGTAATTCTTCAAACTGTCCCTGTCGATCCTTACGATCCATTGCGGGGTTACTCGCAAACACTGAGTTATGATATTTCCCAAATCAATAACTTACAGCAACTTCCAGGTTGGCAAGAGTTAACTCAACAGCATACTACCGCGCCTTTGGTTCATGATGTACCCATAGGAACAAACCTTTATGTCACCCTGGAAGCGCCTACATCAAGTTCAACACCACCACCAGCGTGGAAACCTGTGCGTGTCAGTCGCGATCGCCCGCAACTCGCTGCAAATCAAGTCGCGATCAAAGGTAAGTTTACTGGTAACTCAATTGCTTACGGCTTAGAAACATACTATATGCCTGAAGCCCAGCGCGATGAAATTAATCAAAGCATTGCGCAAGCACAACGCGATCAACAACAGCAGCTTGTCGTTGAAGTTAAAGTAGACAATCAAGGTCGTGCAGTACCAATTAGTTTTTGGGTAAATCAACGTAACTATCGATTTTAA
- a CDS encoding HNH endonuclease, which produces MSKTPRIHIPQAVRKYVFERDRLQCQSCGKTAIETLTIDHIIPLARGGKNDISNLQTLCRYCNQRKTHHIDPRYQRHYNLQFPLCSLPLKAL; this is translated from the coding sequence ATGAGTAAAACACCACGAATTCACATTCCGCAAGCAGTCAGGAAGTATGTGTTTGAACGCGATCGCCTGCAATGCCAAAGTTGTGGTAAAACTGCAATAGAGACACTCACCATCGATCACATCATTCCGCTTGCTCGTGGTGGTAAAAACGATATTAGTAACTTACAAACTCTCTGTCGTTACTGCAACCAGCGCAAAACTCATCACATTGATCCCCGATATCAGCGCCACTATAATCTCCAATTTCCCCTGTGTTCTCTGCCTTTAAAAGCACTTTAG
- a CDS encoding DUF2157 domain-containing protein, translating into MTSDKFRHQLRHEAQIWQAEGLIDELQYEQLSQRYQFNTLDSTARNSFIAILVGLGSILIGLGIITFVAANWQELPRLGKVTLLLSLFISVNIAGFWLWKHPKESRQRLGHGLLLLGALVLGANMGLMGQIFHIDAPFYELLFAWGIGVLAMAYSLRLTSLGVLSIILLWLGYWGYWGSAIAQNWSTAMTEVTWSSLMGQHLPLLSVVLFIPLAYWCRSGWIFALGAIAIITSLEANIQPFIWGTFQRGWVTSIAFALPAALLWSYDDSPLVHGNFLRLYRHDRHFRFGSFQAIARNLALFTLGVLFIFAATTAFWDSLAQSSEYIPSRQNQLLLIDAVVLTGIAIWQWIGLIASHRRRRQQNVTTIVVGVFICIVAIVTFWHIEVTNITSFATFIFNVMLFLFAAGLIRTGLAKGGRRAFWGGMLLLSLRIFYVFLLSATGLLFKSFIFILCGIGVMAVGLWFERHIRINYPAKS; encoded by the coding sequence GTGACTTCAGATAAGTTTCGTCACCAGTTGCGCCATGAAGCCCAAATATGGCAAGCTGAGGGACTCATTGATGAATTGCAATACGAACAGCTATCACAACGCTATCAATTTAACACACTTGATAGCACAGCCCGTAATAGTTTTATCGCAATTTTAGTTGGTTTAGGTAGTATTCTTATCGGTTTAGGAATTATTACGTTTGTTGCTGCAAATTGGCAAGAATTACCGCGGCTTGGTAAAGTCACACTGCTATTAAGTTTGTTTATCAGCGTCAACATTGCGGGTTTTTGGTTATGGAAACATCCTAAAGAATCGCGACAACGCCTAGGACACGGTTTACTGCTTTTGGGGGCGCTGGTTCTCGGTGCAAATATGGGCTTGATGGGGCAAATTTTTCATATTGATGCACCATTTTACGAACTATTGTTTGCTTGGGGGATTGGTGTATTAGCAATGGCGTACAGTCTGCGGTTAACTTCGTTGGGCGTATTGTCAATTATTTTGCTGTGGCTGGGTTATTGGGGATATTGGGGAAGCGCGATCGCCCAAAATTGGTCAACTGCAATGACAGAAGTAACATGGTCATCGCTCATGGGGCAGCATCTGCCACTACTATCTGTTGTATTATTTATTCCATTGGCTTATTGGTGTCGTTCTGGCTGGATATTTGCGCTCGGTGCGATCGCCATCATCACATCTTTAGAAGCAAACATTCAACCCTTTATCTGGGGAACATTTCAACGAGGTTGGGTAACAAGTATCGCATTTGCTTTACCAGCAGCTTTGTTGTGGAGTTACGATGACTCACCTCTAGTGCATGGTAATTTTCTGAGATTATATAGACACGATCGCCATTTCAGATTTGGTTCATTTCAAGCGATCGCGCGTAACTTAGCCTTATTTACCCTGGGAGTCTTATTCATTTTCGCAGCCACAACCGCTTTTTGGGACTCTTTGGCGCAATCTAGCGAGTATATTCCATCGCGACAAAACCAATTACTGCTCATTGATGCAGTCGTCTTAACTGGTATTGCAATTTGGCAATGGATCGGTTTAATCGCTTCGCACCGTCGCCGTCGTCAACAAAATGTTACTACCATTGTTGTCGGTGTGTTCATCTGCATTGTTGCTATAGTTACTTTTTGGCATATTGAAGTAACGAATATCACATCATTCGCCACATTCATCTTTAATGTCATGTTGTTCCTCTTTGCAGCAGGGTTAATTCGTACAGGATTAGCCAAAGGAGGAAGACGCGCCTTTTGGGGTGGAATGCTGCTCTTAAGCTTACGGATTTTCTACGTATTTTTATTATCTGCAACAGGATTACTCTTCAAATCCTTCATTTTCATTTTATGTGGCATTGGTGTCATGGCGGTAGGGCTATGGTTTGAACGCCACATCCGCATCAACTATCCAGCAAAATCATAG
- a CDS encoding type II toxin-antitoxin system PemK/MazF family toxin, which translates to MKSGNSIYVPDRGHIVYLNFSPHRGREQGYERPAIILSPIRYNRMASLALMCPITNQSKGLRFEVQLTDGMQTTGVILSDQIKSFDWKARQARFVEKASAELVEEVLAKVETLLS; encoded by the coding sequence ATGAAGTCTGGTAATTCAATTTATGTGCCAGACCGAGGTCATATTGTATATTTAAATTTCAGCCCACATCGGGGACGCGAACAAGGATATGAACGTCCTGCAATTATCCTGTCTCCAATTCGGTATAATCGCATGGCAAGCTTGGCTTTGATGTGTCCAATTACCAATCAGTCAAAAGGGCTGCGGTTTGAAGTGCAGCTTACCGATGGAATGCAAACTACAGGTGTTATTTTGAGCGATCAGATCAAAAGCTTCGATTGGAAAGCGCGTCAAGCAAGGTTCGTTGAGAAAGCTTCTGCTGAATTAGTTGAGGAGGTCTTAGCGAAAGTAGAAACATTACTGAGTTAG
- a CDS encoding AbrB/MazE/SpoVT family DNA-binding domain-containing protein, giving the protein MVDQIVTKWGNSLGIRIPSAIAKQIHIEEGTTVTFTVVDGGVMIQPQRKKYTLEELLEGMTPDNFHSETDAGTPVGNEVW; this is encoded by the coding sequence ATGGTTGACCAAATTGTTACAAAGTGGGGAAACAGTTTAGGTATTCGCATCCCTAGTGCAATTGCCAAGCAAATTCATATAGAAGAAGGCACAACAGTAACATTTACTGTTGTCGATGGCGGGGTCATGATTCAACCGCAAAGAAAAAAATACACCCTAGAAGAATTGCTTGAGGGAATGACTCCAGATAACTTTCATTCAGAAACCGACGCAGGAACACCCGTAGGCAATGAAGTCTGGTAA
- a CDS encoding KGK domain-containing protein has protein sequence MNKACQQMQKYEVIYNSFSLPSLSITFKVGEMLRAIKSYINHDNINKLLDKGLEVEVLHLDAKGWKKGRIKFTLEFCPDKSEGEDVTTSSPFESNEQKSSLDDIRKMINEKS, from the coding sequence ATGAATAAAGCCTGTCAGCAGATGCAAAAATATGAGGTCATATATAACTCTTTTTCTTTACCAAGTTTATCTATCACCTTTAAAGTAGGAGAAATGCTTCGGGCAATTAAATCATACATTAATCATGACAATATTAATAAACTGCTAGATAAAGGATTAGAAGTAGAAGTGCTTCATTTAGATGCGAAAGGATGGAAAAAAGGAAGAATTAAATTCACACTAGAATTTTGTCCTGACAAATCTGAAGGTGAAGATGTAACCACAAGTAGCCCGTTTGAGAGTAATGAGCAAAAATCATCATTAGATGACATTCGGAAGATGATTAATGAAAAAAGCTGA
- a CDS encoding PPC domain-containing DNA-binding protein, with protein sequence MEVLALRLKPNADLRQSLKTFTVQRNIEAGFILSAIGSLKQATIRFANQDISAVLDNKFEILSLNGTLATSGVHLHICIADKHGKTIGGHLDNGCIIYTTAEIIIGATKDFSFTRTLDPQTGYNELEIIPHK encoded by the coding sequence ATGGAAGTATTAGCATTAAGACTCAAACCCAATGCAGATTTACGCCAAAGCTTAAAAACTTTTACTGTTCAAAGAAATATTGAAGCAGGCTTCATTTTAAGTGCAATTGGTAGCCTCAAACAAGCAACAATTCGCTTTGCTAATCAAGACATAAGTGCTGTACTTGACAATAAATTTGAAATACTTTCCCTGAATGGAACATTAGCCACAAGCGGCGTCCATCTCCACATCTGTATAGCTGACAAACACGGTAAAACCATCGGCGGACACTTAGACAATGGCTGCATCATCTACACAACCGCAGAAATCATTATCGGAGCCACCAAAGACTTCTCCTTCACACGCACTCTCGATCCTCAAACAGGCTACAACGAACTAGAAATCATTCCCCATAAATAA